The following proteins are co-located in the Apium graveolens cultivar Ventura chromosome 5, ASM990537v1, whole genome shotgun sequence genome:
- the LOC141660930 gene encoding uncharacterized protein LOC141660930, with protein sequence MGAFPEDKLQARRLRYQGNMMEYCIREGLTNHYYAVWIWQKGIIFLGRFMTPRSTTGESPFLLTYGYEAMVPVEVGFRSLRMDLFVEKDAEVNQRLHFDLLDEARMNSQLKLAAYQQRIARYFNKKVKSEPYKVGDLVLRKVMQNTKIAQHGVLGANWEGPYKVKAILCKGTYRLEDLDGKLIPRAWNAEH encoded by the coding sequence ATGGGAGCTTTTCCAGAAGACAAGCTACAAGCTCGACGCCTTCGCTACCAGGGGAATATGATGGAGTATTGTATAAGAGAGGGTTTAACCAACCACTATTATGCTGTGTGGATCTGGCAGAAGGGAATTATATTCTTAGGGAGATTCATGACTCCTAGGTCGACCACGGGAGAGTCCCCTTTTTTGCTGACGTACGGGTATGAGGCTATGGTCCCCGTAGAAGTAGGATTCAGATCTCTGCGAATGGATTTGTTTGTTGAGAAAGATGCAGAAGTTAACCAGAGGCTCCACTTTGATTTGCTGGACGAAGCCAGAATGAACTCTCAGTTGAAACTTGCTGCATATCAGCAGAGAATTGCAAGGTATTTTAACAAGAAGGTGAAGTCTGAACCCTATAAGGTGGGAGATCTTGTGTTACGAAAAGTCATGCAAAATACCAAAATAGCTCAGCATGGGGTGCTTGGAGCTAACTGGGAgggaccatacaaggtcaaggCTATACTTTGTAAGGGAACCTATCGCTTGGAAGATTTGGATGGCAAGCTTATTCCTCGGGCTTGGAATGCAGAGCACTAA
- the LOC141660931 gene encoding uncharacterized protein LOC141660931: MLKWAIELGQFDLKYCPHTAIKGQALADFILEFDSEVDNKAIVLAEPSSQGNPLVDVREEFPYLWWILHVDGAVNNNGAGIGIVLITQEGHHLMSFIHFKFYVTNNDAEYESLINGLKIALEVGLVNLIAHSDSELVRLLEKFGSARLEGVPREENSNADALEKMGSQMDSVQLGKIPLEIQEFPSIPEVGVF, translated from the exons ATGTTAaaatgggcaatagagttgggacAATTCGATTTAAAATATTGCCCTCATACAGCGATCAAGGGACAAGCGTTGGCTGATTTCATACTTGAGTTTGACTCTGAAGTAGACAATAAGGCTATAGTGTTGGCAGAACCTTCCTCACAAGGGAATCCTCTTGTTGACGTGAGAGAAGAATTCCCATACCtttggtggatcttgcatgttGATGGGGCTGTGAATAATAATGGAGCAGGTATCGGGATTGTTTTGATCACCCAGGAAGGGCATCATTTGATGAGTTTTATCCACTTCAAATTTTACGTCACtaacaatgatgctgagtatgaatCATTAATAAATGGTTTAAAAATAGCTCTGGAAGTGGGGCTTGTGAACTTGATCGCTCATAGTGACTCAGAATTAGTG CGTCTACTGGAAAAGTTTGGAAGTGCCAGGCTAGAGGGTGTACCAAGAGAAGAAAATAGCAATGCAGATGCCTTGGAAAAGATGGGGTCACAAATGGACAGCGTCCAACTTGGGAAAATTCCCTTGGAGATCCAAGAATTCCCAAGTATTCCAGAAGTAGGAGTGTTCTAG